Part of the Halobaculum halobium genome, TCTCGTGTCCGCCGGACGCCAAACTCCGGGAGATTACCGATCTCTCGACTGACGGAACCGCGGCCGTGTACGACCGCCCCGACGGGGGTCCGTACTACCACCTCACGCCTGCGGAACGGGAGTTCTCCGCGAGGTCGCTCGATCTGCTGATGTCGGCCGCCGCCGCGATCGCGGAGGGATCAGTGTCGCGGGGGCCGCGTTCGCATCGTCGGGCCGTTCGTCACGCCGCCGACCGGGCTCCCGAACCTACGGAGGTCAAGAGTCAATCCACGGCACCGGCGGAGGCGCTTGCGGCGTCGTTGCGCCGCCACACTCGTGGACTCGGCGTGTTAGACGAACTGGTCGCGGACGACCGCGTGACGGACGCGTTCCTGTCGGCGCCCGCGGCCGACCAGCCGGTTCGGGCCGTCGTCGACGGCGAGATGATGACGACGAACGTCCGGCTCTCGACCGGGGACCTCGACGCGCTGGCGTCAAGAGTCCGCGCGGCGAGCGGGCGGGCGTTCTCGCGCGCGTCGCCGACGACGGACGCCGCACTCGGCGACGTACGCGTCGCGGCCGTCACTGATCCCGCGAGCGACGGCCGCGGGTTCGCGTTCCGACGGCGCGACGACGACCCATGGACGCTCCCCCGGCTCGTTGCCGCCGGGTCCCTCCCGGCGGGGACCGGCGGGCTCCTCTCGGTCGCGGTGGAGCGCGGCGCCGCGATCCTCGTCGCCGGTCCCAGAGGTGCGGGGAAGACGTCTCTGCTCGGTGGATTGTGTCTGGAAGTTCCCGCCGACACTCGAACGGTCGCCATCGAAGACACGCCCGAGCTTCCGGTCGCGGCGATCCGCGATGCCGGCCGCGACGTACAGCCGCTGTGCGCCGGGGCCGACGGCGACGACGCGCTCACGCCGACGGACGCCGTTCGGACCGCGCTCCGGCTCGGCGAAGGCGCGCTGGTCGTCGGCGAGGTCCGGGGTCCGGAGGCCCGAGCACTGTACGAGGCGATGCGGGTCGGCGCCGCGGCCGACGCTGTGCTCGGGACGATCCACGGAACCGACGGCGACTCGGTCCGCGAACGCGTCGTCTCCGACCTCGACGTACCCGCCTCGTCGTTCGCCGCGA contains:
- a CDS encoding ATPase, T2SS/T4P/T4SS family, whose amino-acid sequence is MTDPRVLRVDASACSGGDLAADPACRATVIGALAERDTDLVRVRSAGRDRFYEGEAAGLLLAAGRFADAVEGPDPALAKRVRLDPAAVAHEAVGRAGPVARLAAETGVTAWIGEGTDRNPPGGTLPASVAPAIALGRTRLSCPPDAKLREITDLSTDGTAAVYDRPDGGPYYHLTPAEREFSARSLDLLMSAAAAIAEGSVSRGPRSHRRAVRHAADRAPEPTEVKSQSTAPAEALAASLRRHTRGLGVLDELVADDRVTDAFLSAPAADQPVRAVVDGEMMTTNVRLSTGDLDALASRVRAASGRAFSRASPTTDAALGDVRVAAVTDPASDGRGFAFRRRDDDPWTLPRLVAAGSLPAGTGGLLSVAVERGAAILVAGPRGAGKTSLLGGLCLEVPADTRTVAIEDTPELPVAAIRDAGRDVQPLCAGADGDDALTPTDAVRTALRLGEGALVVGEVRGPEARALYEAMRVGAAADAVLGTIHGTDGDSVRERVVSDLDVPASSFAATDLIVTLGPDRALASVEEVRGPDPHELARLVHRGDERGGGGTGTPVATPTGVVDRGESSVVAALAEPGESYADVRAAIRDRTRAIRTLADADRTSTSGIDAVSDR